CGCCGCCGCAACCTGCCTTAGAATATGCGGCAGCAGCGCGGGTTCGTTGCGCCGCGCCTTAGGTTGGGGCCGTAGGTCGCGCGGGGTCAAGTAAGGCGAATCGGTCTCGATCATCAGCCGCTCGGCCGGGATGTGGCTGACCAGTTCGCGCAGATGTGAGCCGCGCCGCTCGTCGCAGATCCAGCCGGTGATGCCGACGTGCAGATCCAGCGCCAGACACGCGTGTAACTCGTCCGCGCTGCCGGTAAAACAATGCACCACGGCGTCCGGCAGCCGATCGCGATAGCGCGCCACAAGCCGGATAAAATCATCAAACGCATCGCGCACGTGTAAAAACACCGGCATTTCGAGTTCACAGGCCAGCGCCAGTTGCTGCTCGAAGACGTGGCGTTGCGCGGGCGGCGACGAATAATTTCGGTTGTAATCCAGCCCCGTCTCCCCGCTGGCCCGCACCTTTTCGTGCGCGGCCAGTTCTCGCAGCGTATCGCGTGTTTCGTCCGTCCATC
The genomic region above belongs to Gammaproteobacteria bacterium and contains:
- a CDS encoding TatD family hydrolase, producing the protein MNHELIDICFNFTHASFRRDEAEVLERARDAGVCAMLVTGSSVADSQAAIALAERYPDQLYATAGVHPHMAEGWTDETRDTLRELAAHEKVRASGETGLDYNRNYSSPPAQRHVFEQQLALACELEMPVFLHVRDAFDDFIRLVARYRDRLPDAVVHCFTGSADELHACLALDLHVGITGWICDERRGSHLRELVSHIPAERLMIETDSPYLTPRDLRPQPKARRNEPALLPHILRQVAAARGATPAELAARTTANARRFYRLGEDR